The sequence CTCTCTATCAACGCTAACTTCATAAGTTTCGAAGCCCCAATCTCTCAATCTTTTGACTGTGTTAAGAATTGCTTTTCTCTCAATTTTGCTTGCTAGAACTTTTCCTTTACCCTTAGCCCATGCTATACCTTTTATCGCCAAATTATCTGCTTCAGTTTCATCAGAGACAAAAATAATCTCGTCTGGAGACGCATTTATTTCCTTCGCTATCTTTTCCCTCGCTTCTTCTATGGCTTCTCTAGCTTCCTCGTCAAATATGTGTCCAAATTCGCCTCCTGGAGTTCCGTATTTCTCTTCCAGATACTCAAGCATTACCTTAATTACCTCTGGATCGGGCTTAGTCGTGTTTGCATTATCTAAATAAATGACCATTTTCTTCACCTGACTATCACTAAACGGAGATCACTTTTAAGTATTGCTGGACAGAGCTGTGTAACTACCCAAATAAATCTATACATATCCTGCATTCTGCTGGATTTAACTCGGGATCAATTTTTTTATGGAGAGAGCAGAGATAGCCTTTCCCAAGCATTTTTAGTGCAATTTTAACAAGTCCCGCGTGTATTTGGTATTCACTTGGCTTTTCCCTAATTATCTCCTCTGCAAGCTTTCTGAGATCTTCGTCAATATCCGGAAATTTTGAAACTTCTATGAGTGCTCCCCTATTCATCCGCAGATATCTCGAAACAGCAGATTGAGTAATGTGCAGAAGTTCAGCGACTTGAGTTTGGGTTAACTTATACTCCTTGTAGAGAATTTCAACTAACCGCCTCCTCAATGAAGGATAAACATATTTAGCCGCAACTTCAAAGGCATTCGTCTTCATGGTTTCTGCTATGACGGGTGGCATATATAAGGATTTCGAATTTTAGATTTAGCAAACTTTGATATCTATTCTACAAGGATAATCTTTATGTATTTCCAAAAACTTTGGTCCCCAGATTTTTATGACACTTGTCATATAACATTCACAACATTCATCACATACCTTTATATATCACCATTGGATATTGGATATTTTGTTATAAGTTTATACCAAAATTAACATATTATGTTGAATTTTTCAATCTAATTCTTTTCCTTTGGGTTAAACAACCAAAAAGTTTTTATGAATGAAAATTCATAAATTAACCTGAATGATATGACAAGTGTCATAAAATTGGAGGTGAAAATATGCTGTGCAATCAGTGTTCAATGAGTTTAGTGGGAGGATGCAGCATCAAAGGAGTTTGTGGAAAAGATCCAGATTTGAACGCCCTTCAGGAAGCTCTGCTCTATGGAATAAAGGGAACAGCAGCGTATTATTACCATGCCTTAGAGGTTGGCTACGATAACAAAGAGATAGGTCACTTTTTAGCTGAAGCCTTATACTCAACACTAACTAACGTTAACTTCGACAAGAACAGGTTTTTAGAGCTAATTCTCGAAAACGGTAGGATACACCTAGAGGCTATGAGGCTCCTTGACAAGGCCTATGTTGAGACTTTTGGAAGACCGGAGCCCACTTGGGTTTCCACAGGCACGGAAGAAGGCTACGGGGTTTTGGTAACGGGTCATAGCTATAAAGCTCTCTATGAGCTTTTGAAACAAACTGAAGGGACTGACATAAAGGTTTACACTCATGCAGAAATGTTCCCAGCTCATGCATACCCAGAGTTCAAGAAGTTCGACCACTTGGTGGCAAATTGGGGAGGAAGCTGGCTTCACCAAAAGAAAGAGTTTGCAGAGTTCCCAGGTGTTATTTTGGGCACAAGCAACTGTGTGCAGCAGCCAACAAAAGCCTACGTGGATAGGATTTTCACCGTTGGAATAGCTGGCCTTGAGGGGGTTCCACACATCAGGGATTATAATTTCGAACCTTTGATAAAGAGAGCTTTGGAAACGCCAAGAATGGAGAAAAGAGAAGGAGAAAAATTACTCACAGGATTCCACCATACTAACATCCTAGCTATGAAGGATAAGCTCATTGAGCTCATACAAGAGGGCAAGATAAAGCACATATTTGTTGTCGGAGGATGTGACACCCCTGATCCAAAAATGAGCTACTATGAAAGG is a genomic window of Thermococcus sp. M39 containing:
- a CDS encoding transcriptional regulator, whose amino-acid sequence is MKTNAFEVAAKYVYPSLRRRLVEILYKEYKLTQTQVAELLHITQSAVSRYLRMNRGALIEVSKFPDIDEDLRKLAEEIIREKPSEYQIHAGLVKIALKMLGKGYLCSLHKKIDPELNPAECRICIDLFG
- the hcp gene encoding hydroxylamine reductase, which translates into the protein MLCNQCSMSLVGGCSIKGVCGKDPDLNALQEALLYGIKGTAAYYYHALEVGYDNKEIGHFLAEALYSTLTNVNFDKNRFLELILENGRIHLEAMRLLDKAYVETFGRPEPTWVSTGTEEGYGVLVTGHSYKALYELLKQTEGTDIKVYTHAEMFPAHAYPEFKKFDHLVANWGGSWLHQKKEFAEFPGVILGTSNCVQQPTKAYVDRIFTVGIAGLEGVPHIRDYNFEPLIKRALETPRMEKREGEKLLTGFHHTNILAMKDKLIELIQEGKIKHIFVVGGCDTPDPKMSYYERLTAMIPEDAIILSAACGKFRYNARDYGTIEGIPRFLDFGQCNNVYSIIEIAIALANELGTDVNSLPLSIVLSWMEQKAIGILYTLLYLGVKGIYIGPRPPEFLTPRVFEILRKQFDLRLTSDPEKDLKNMLNKGVKIEEGSTLTEELD